In one window of Massilibacterium senegalense DNA:
- a CDS encoding DsrE family protein, protein MAFPDLLITLAAHESNANNVTIAFTMGAKAAEKGHDVAILLLSEAVLLAEKGYADKIDIGAPFQAIKDILPVYLEKGGTIKVCSACMQHNGVSADNLIDGVEVIGADDVVDYIMNSTKTLQLN, encoded by the coding sequence ATGGCATTTCCAGATTTATTAATTACATTAGCAGCACACGAAAGTAACGCGAACAATGTAACGATTGCGTTTACAATGGGAGCAAAGGCAGCAGAGAAAGGACATGACGTTGCTATTTTACTTCTTTCAGAAGCAGTACTTCTAGCAGAAAAAGGCTATGCAGATAAAATCGATATCGGCGCACCATTCCAAGCAATTAAAGACATTCTACCTGTTTACTTAGAAAAAGGTGGTACGATTAAAGTTTGCTCAGCATGTATGCAACATAACGGCGTATCAGCTGATAACTTAATCGACGGCGTAGAAGTAATCGGCGCAGATGATGTAGTGGATTACATTATGAACTCAACAAAAACATTACAATTAAACTAA
- a CDS encoding MFS transporter, translating into MNKKIILLVAFAAFLGPLTQNIYVPLLPGLQQQFHTSTLWINATLSIYTMMMAIMQMVYGPIVDTKGRKKILIVGLIIYIMATIGCILSDSITMFLLFRGMQAVGIAAGTIVGITVIGDLFEGPARGKAMSIFQMLVSLGPAVGPIIGGWIGQRYGHSVVFLVLALVGSTMLLLNLLFLKETKPKHLPSVSFEWKNYLLAFKNPVSFSIIGLGSLQFFVFHNYLALLAQIVQRQYDITPSQTGFVFFSLAIMMVIGTYMGGEVLRRFNARKILLVTATLHVLSVALFVFTALSSFWLMLVSLILFGLCLGLSGPVQTILLIEPFPNNRATVVGTYNFMRFIGMALGPIVGSFLFTETNMVLPFIVAGGLFAVFVAWMWWFMAKVKKQEKNIVQHTAG; encoded by the coding sequence ATGAATAAAAAAATTATTTTGCTTGTCGCATTTGCTGCATTTCTTGGACCACTTACTCAAAATATTTATGTGCCACTTCTTCCAGGCTTACAGCAACAGTTCCATACATCGACGTTATGGATCAATGCGACGTTATCGATTTATACGATGATGATGGCGATTATGCAAATGGTATATGGACCGATTGTCGATACGAAAGGCCGAAAAAAAATATTAATCGTTGGCCTGATTATTTATATCATGGCGACGATTGGGTGTATTTTATCGGATTCGATTACGATGTTCCTGTTATTTCGGGGGATGCAGGCAGTTGGAATTGCAGCAGGAACAATCGTAGGAATTACAGTTATTGGCGATTTATTTGAAGGGCCAGCGCGGGGAAAAGCGATGAGTATTTTCCAAATGCTCGTTTCACTCGGACCAGCAGTAGGACCAATTATTGGGGGATGGATTGGTCAAAGATATGGTCACTCTGTTGTATTTCTAGTGTTAGCACTTGTTGGTTCAACGATGCTATTATTAAACCTACTATTTTTAAAAGAAACAAAACCAAAACATTTACCGTCCGTTTCATTTGAATGGAAAAATTACTTACTAGCGTTCAAAAATCCAGTGAGCTTCTCGATTATCGGATTAGGTTCGTTACAATTTTTCGTTTTTCACAATTACTTAGCTTTACTAGCCCAAATCGTCCAACGACAATACGACATCACACCATCGCAAACAGGCTTCGTCTTTTTTTCATTAGCAATTATGATGGTGATCGGAACGTATATGGGCGGGGAAGTATTACGACGTTTTAACGCTAGAAAAATATTACTCGTAACGGCAACATTGCACGTATTAAGCGTGGCGTTGTTCGTCTTTACAGCACTATCTTCTTTCTGGCTCATGCTCGTGTCCCTTATTTTATTCGGACTTTGTCTCGGATTATCCGGCCCTGTTCAAACGATATTACTAATCGAACCATTTCCGAATAACCGGGCAACCGTCGTTGGAACGTATAACTTTATGCGCTTTATCGGGATGGCGTTAGGACCGATCGTTGGTAGTTTCTTATTTACAGAAACAAATATGGTATTGCCGTTTATCGTGGCGGGAGGATTATTTGCAGTATTCGTAGCTTGGATGTGGTGGTTTATGGCGAAAGTAAAAAAACAAGAAAAGAACATCGTGCAACATACAGCAGGATGA